Proteins encoded by one window of Nicotiana tabacum cultivar K326 chromosome 10, ASM71507v2, whole genome shotgun sequence:
- the LOC107775609 gene encoding uncharacterized protein LOC107775609 translates to MANASDEFRLVSPSINHEGKLPRKYTDEGQGAQRRMSPPLEWYNLPEGTKSLSLVVQDIDAPDPNGPIVPWVIWVVTNIPPTLKGLPEGFSGKGEELGGDYAHIKEGNNDEKVPGWRGPKLENHGHRFEFKLFALDDELHLGNKVTKDKLLEAVEGHVLGEAVLIAIN, encoded by the exons ATGGCAAACGCAAGTGATGAGTTTAGGCTAGTATCGCCAAGCATAAATCATGAAGGAAAATTACCAAGAAAATACACAGATGAAGGGCAAGGTGCTCAAAGGAGAATGTCACCACCTTTAGAATGGTACAATTTACCAGAAGGGACAAAAAGTTTGTCACTTGTGGTACAAGATATTGATGCACCTGACCCAAATGGACCTATTGTGCCATGGGTTATATGGGTTGTGACTAATATTCCACCAACTTTAAAAGGTTTGCCTGAGGGATTTTCTGGTAAAGGAGAGGAATTAGGTGGAGATTATGCTCATATTAAAGAAGGGAATAATGATGAGAAAGTTCCCGGTTGGCGTGGACCTAAGTTGGAAAATCATGGTCATAGATTTGAGTTTAAGCTTTTTGCTTTGGATGATGAACTCCATCTTGGTAACAAG GTGACAAAGGATAAACTACTGGAAGCTGTTGAGGGTCATGTTCTTGGAGAGGCTGTTTTGATTGCCATTAACTGA